The Micromonospora sp. NBC_01740 genome includes a window with the following:
- a CDS encoding isocitrate lyase/PEP mutase family protein yields the protein MNARCAAFHALHRAARPLLLPNAWDHASAAAFAARGYPAVGTTSLGVAAAAGVPDAAAATRAENLRLARALRPLPVLVTVDVEAGYADDPAVVAGLAAELAALGVVGLNVEDGRADGTLDPPELAAAKVAAIKAAAPDLFVNARTDPWWLGTPDPLPEALRRARAYLAAGADGIFVPGAPDAATVAALVAGIDAPLNVLHRPGGPTLDELRALGVARVSTGSLLFRAALGAALDALDAVRSGAAPRAEPPSYAEVQRLSGASRP from the coding sequence ATGAACGCGCGCTGCGCCGCCTTCCACGCCCTGCACCGCGCCGCCCGGCCGCTGCTGCTGCCCAACGCCTGGGACCACGCCAGCGCTGCCGCGTTCGCGGCGCGCGGGTACCCGGCGGTCGGCACCACCAGCCTGGGGGTCGCCGCTGCCGCCGGCGTGCCGGACGCGGCGGCCGCCACCCGGGCGGAGAACCTCCGCCTGGCCCGGGCGCTGCGCCCGCTGCCGGTGCTGGTGACCGTTGACGTGGAGGCGGGGTACGCCGACGACCCGGCGGTCGTCGCCGGGCTGGCGGCGGAGCTGGCCGCGCTCGGCGTGGTGGGGCTGAACGTCGAGGACGGGCGGGCGGACGGCACCCTCGACCCGCCCGAGCTGGCGGCGGCGAAGGTGGCCGCCATCAAGGCCGCGGCGCCCGACCTGTTCGTCAACGCCCGCACCGACCCGTGGTGGCTCGGCACGCCCGATCCCCTGCCGGAGGCCCTGCGCCGGGCCCGCGCCTACCTGGCCGCCGGGGCGGACGGGATCTTCGTGCCCGGGGCGCCGGACGCCGCCACCGTCGCCGCGCTCGTGGCGGGGATCGACGCGCCGCTGAACGTGCTGCACCGGCCGGGCGGGCCCACCCTCGACGAGCTGCGGGCGCTCGGCGTGGCCCGGGTGAGCACGGGCTCGCTGCTGTTCCGGGCCGCGCTGGGCGCCGCCCTGGACGCCCTGGACGCCGTCCGGTCCGGCGCCGCGCCGCGCGCGGAACCGCCCTCGTACGCCGAGGTGCAGCGGTTGAGCGGGGCGTCCCGACCGTGA